From Thermodesulfobacteriota bacterium, one genomic window encodes:
- the rpmD gene encoding 50S ribosomal protein L30 has product MARAIRLTLVKSMAGRPERQRAVLTGLGLTKMRKTVVRQDTPEIRGMVAKVLHLVQVEEMEAC; this is encoded by the coding sequence ATGGCAAGGGCCATACGACTCACCCTGGTCAAGAGCATGGCTGGACGGCCCGAGAGACAGCGGGCGGTCCTGACCGGTCTGGGGTTGACCAAGATGCGGAAGACAGTGGTGCGCCAGGACACTCCCGAGATTCGCGGTATGGTGGCCAAGGTGCTGCACCTCGTGCAGGTGGAGGAGATGGAGGCATGCTGA